In the genome of Sphingobium yanoikuyae, the window GCACGCAGGCCTTCATCTCGCGCTCAATCTCCTCGATCAGGCGCTCTGCGTCTCCCATCGGCAGATCATCGACGAAATCGGCACTGATCGCCACGAACACGGCATCGGGCGGGGTGTGGATCGTGCGGACATGATTGACCGCGCTGATCTGTGGTCGCTTGTTCAAAATGGCCGATAATGCCGAAATGATCGCCGGATCGGCGCTTTCGCCGATCAGCAGCCCCTTGGCTTCGCGCGCGAGCAAAATCGCAACCCCGGCCAGGATGAGACCGATGGCGATCGATGCGAAACCGTCGATCCGTGGGTCGGCATAATGATGGCTGGCCCAGACTCCGATGCCCGCAATGCCAAGGCCGATCAGCGCTGCGCTATCCTCGAACAGGACAATGAAACCGGCCGGATCCTTGGATCGGCGGATCGATTGCCACCAGCTGCTTGATCCCCTCTTGCCGTTGAACTCGCGCACCGCAATGGCCCAGCTCGTTCCTTCAAGCAGTATCGCGACCGCCAGCACCACATAATTGATCGTGGGATCGCGCAGCGGTTCAGGCTCGGCAATGTGCAGCCAGCCCTCGTAGATCGAGACGCCGGCGCCGACGGCAAAGATCAGGATGGCGACGACGAAAGCCCAGAAATAGAGTTCGCGGCCATAGCCGAAGGGGTGGGTGGCGTCGGCCGGGCGCCTGGCCTTTGCCTGGCCATAGAGCAGCAGGATCTGGTTGCCGCTGTCGACCAGCGAGTGGACCCCCTCGGTCAGCATGGACGAAGAGCCGCTGATCGCCGCCGCCACGAATTTGGCGATGGCGATCCCGACATTGGCCAAGAGGGCGCCATAGAGGACGATATTCTCGCGGAACCTGCGTGGCAGATCGGCCATGGGGCTCAACCGGGATAAGGGCTGGAGCGCAGCAGGCCGGCCAGATGCGCTGCATTGCCCACGACCATCTTTGCCGTCTTCGTCACCATCTCCGGCGTCTCGTCAAGATCCTTGAAATCGACCGACCCCATCGCTTCGCCGACCCAATAGCAGGCGGCAACAGCGGGGATGGTCCAGCCCACATCGTTCAATGCCTGGAACAATTGGGCGCTGGCAAAATGAGCGCCATCCT includes:
- a CDS encoding cation diffusion facilitator family transporter; its protein translation is MADLPRRFRENIVLYGALLANVGIAIAKFVAAAISGSSSMLTEGVHSLVDSGNQILLLYGQAKARRPADATHPFGYGRELYFWAFVVAILIFAVGAGVSIYEGWLHIAEPEPLRDPTINYVVLAVAILLEGTSWAIAVREFNGKRGSSSWWQSIRRSKDPAGFIVLFEDSAALIGLGIAGIGVWASHHYADPRIDGFASIAIGLILAGVAILLAREAKGLLIGESADPAIISALSAILNKRPQISAVNHVRTIHTPPDAVFVAISADFVDDLPMGDAERLIEEIEREMKACVPDLTSIYIRPEKQADAVQQKPPV